One window of the Canis aureus isolate CA01 chromosome 1, VMU_Caureus_v.1.0, whole genome shotgun sequence genome contains the following:
- the GADD45G gene encoding growth arrest and DNA damage-inducible protein GADD45 gamma: MTLEEIRGQDTVPESTARMQGAGKALHELLLSAQRQGCLTAGVYESAKVLNVDPDNVTFCVLAADAEDEGDIALQIHFTLIQAFCCENDIDIVRVGDVQRLAAIVGAGDEAAAPGDLHCILISNPNEDAWKDPALEKLSVFCEESRSVNDWVPSITLPE, encoded by the exons ATGACTCTGGAGGAGATCCGAGGCCAAGACACGGTCCCCGAGAGCACCGCCAG GATGCAGGGCGCCGGGAAAGCACTCCACGAGCTGCTGCTGTCCGCGCAGCGCCAGGGCTGCCTCACCGCCGGCGTCTATGAGTCCGCCAAAGTCCTGAATGT GGACCCCGACAACGTGACCTTCTGCGTGCTGGCCGCCGACGCGGAGGACGAGGGCGACATCGCGCTTCAGATCCACTTCACCCTGATCCAGGCGTTCTGCTGCGAGAACGACATAGACATCGTGCGCGTGGGCGACGTGCAGAGGCTGGCGGCGATCGTGGGCGCGGGCGACGAGGCGGCCGCCCCGGGGGACCTGCACTGCATCCTCATCTCG AACCCCAATGAGGACGCGTGGAAGGACCCCGCCTTGGAGAAGCTCAGCGTGTTCTGCGAGGAGAGCCGCAGCGTCAACGACTGGGTGCCCAGTATCACCCTCCCCGAGTGA